From a single Lactococcus allomyrinae genomic region:
- a CDS encoding MBL fold metallo-hydrolase, which translates to MKIEKIINTIAQENTYLLSNSAFSLIIDPGSNPSELTEKISADKPVSTILLTHAHFDHIMGLQALLDTFPDAQIYLHESEKEWMQNPELNASLLLTGQPVIAPSADKFYNIGENYELDGFKFRVLPTPGHSIGGVSLVFDDENIVFTGDALFKNAVGRWDLPTGDYEQLITSVREQLFTLPDTMEVYAGHGLSTTIGNEKCHNPFFNTH; encoded by the coding sequence ATGAAAATCGAAAAAATTATTAATACCATTGCTCAGGAAAATACTTATCTCCTGAGCAATTCTGCTTTTAGCCTTATCATTGACCCAGGAAGCAATCCATCAGAACTGACAGAAAAAATATCTGCTGACAAACCTGTCAGCACTATCCTACTCACCCATGCTCATTTTGACCATATCATGGGACTTCAGGCATTGCTTGACACTTTTCCTGATGCCCAGATTTATCTTCATGAATCAGAAAAAGAATGGATGCAAAACCCTGAGTTAAATGCTTCTTTATTACTGACAGGTCAACCTGTCATTGCTCCTAGTGCTGACAAATTTTATAATATTGGAGAAAACTATGAACTTGATGGATTCAAGTTTCGAGTTTTGCCTACACCTGGTCATTCCATCGGAGGGGTAAGTCTTGTTTTTGATGATGAAAATATTGTTTTTACTGGTGATGCTCTATTTAAAAACGCTGTAGGACGTTGGGATTTACCTACAGGTGATTATGAGCAATTAATAACTTCTGTTCGCGAACAGCTTTTTACCCTTCCTGATACGATGGAAGTCTACGCAGGGCACGGTTTGTCCACAACGATTGGCAATGAAAAATGTCATAATCCTTTTTTTAATACGCACTAA
- a CDS encoding LysM peptidoglycan-binding domain-containing protein, with product MKRKYKLALGASIVALASLGGVKVHASSVQEIVNAAVPVANEYGLYPSVMIAQGILESNGGQSALASSYNNIFGVKYTSGTPVYLPTQEYLNGQMTNVVEPFQAYASIYEACLAQAELLRSSSYYSGAWRENTSSYVDATAWLQGRYATDPNYAAKLNNLISELGLSVYDQGGEISASQTSTTSSSAGNYKVQEGDTLSMIAAQYGTTVDALVSANDLENANDIHIGEVLQIAASSSAGGSSTTSSQAGNYTVQSGDSLYSIAEQYGTTVSAIMSANNIYDIATTLQVGQSLQIPVGSSTSTVSSVSSNTYTIQNGDSLYSIATANGMTADQLAAINGFGLDQMIHPGQTIQI from the coding sequence ATGAAACGTAAATATAAACTAGCCTTGGGAGCATCTATCGTTGCCTTAGCGAGTCTTGGTGGTGTTAAAGTCCATGCCTCATCAGTTCAGGAAATTGTTAATGCAGCTGTGCCCGTGGCAAATGAGTATGGGCTTTATCCATCGGTCATGATTGCCCAAGGTATTTTGGAATCTAATGGCGGGCAAAGTGCCCTCGCAAGTAGTTATAACAATATTTTTGGTGTGAAATATACTTCAGGGACGCCTGTGTACTTACCAACCCAAGAGTATCTTAATGGTCAGATGACGAATGTTGTAGAGCCTTTTCAAGCTTATGCCTCTATTTATGAGGCTTGCTTAGCACAAGCAGAGTTGCTCAGAAGCTCGTCTTACTATTCTGGTGCTTGGCGTGAGAATACAAGTTCTTACGTTGATGCTACTGCTTGGCTTCAGGGAAGATATGCGACAGACCCGAACTATGCTGCAAAATTAAACAATTTGATTTCTGAACTTGGATTGAGTGTTTATGATCAAGGTGGTGAAATTTCAGCATCGCAGACAAGTACAACAAGCTCTTCAGCAGGAAATTATAAAGTGCAAGAAGGCGATACATTGTCAATGATTGCTGCGCAATACGGGACGACAGTAGATGCACTAGTTTCTGCAAATGATTTGGAGAATGCCAATGATATCCATATTGGTGAAGTGTTGCAGATTGCTGCTTCTTCAAGCGCAGGCGGCTCATCAACTACTTCTTCGCAAGCAGGGAACTATACCGTACAATCTGGAGATAGTCTTTACTCCATTGCCGAACAATATGGGACGACGGTTTCTGCGATTATGTCGGCTAATAATATTTATGACATTGCTACAACGCTTCAAGTGGGGCAAAGTCTTCAAATTCCAGTAGGAAGTTCTACAAGCACAGTAAGTAGTGTAAGCTCAAATACTTATACTATACAAAATGGTGACAGTCTTTATTCAATCGCAACAGCAAATGGAATGACAGCAGACCAGTTAGCAGCGATTAATGGTTTCGGATTAGACCAAATGATTCATCCAGGACAAACAATTCAAATTTAA